The Hevea brasiliensis isolate MT/VB/25A 57/8 chromosome 9, ASM3005281v1, whole genome shotgun sequence nucleotide sequence CCAATATATTCAATTCATGATCATAAAAACTTACACATTccaaaagaaataataataataataataataataataataataataataatataaatcaaataacctgatcttattttatttttaaagggtaagaaattaaaaatcttaaattCGAATCTCTTTAATTATCTATTCTAATataattcaaaaatataaaaGGCTACTTCTTCTTATATAACTCATTAATAATGGATACATTAAACCTTCATTGAATaaaatacacatatatatatatataatcatatgTACATATCTCTCTTAACTATGAACTTTGCACGCGTGGAGATAGGTATGGACAACCACGTTAATGTTAATTTTATGTAGGAATGaattaataatgaaaaattaattgaaataacaTTCCATGTCCTCCTGAAACCCACGTGCGAAATCCATCAATCTTGCTGCTAATTGTGAAGGTTTACATTTTTAAGATTTATTTCATGAACCAAGATCAATTCTTTATATGCTAATTACCAAAGTTTCCCGCTACACATTGCAAAGTATCACTAGACCACCAGCTTGTGAGAAATTCTAGGTGGAttaccctaaaaaaaaaaaaaactacatggTCTTGTTTATCTTAGGATCAAGAACTATGCACCTTAAATTTAGCACAAAATTACAGACGTACTTAATCAAAAGATGCCAAAATTGCGAATCAAATGGAAATTTGATACCTTTTGTATAATTTTTGGACATGAATATGATTCTATTTTCCTTTACATTGCCTACAAATCTTACAGTGAAAAGCAACAATCtggaaaaagaaataacagagttAAAAAAGTTAAGGGACAACATACAAGATCTAGCCACGCAGTTGCTTTCGGTCAAAGGCGATTCTTTACCGACTTCCTTATTGCTATGCTATTGGTCATATATAATGATTATTTTTGCTTTTCTAACatcaataaatttatataaacttattcatcataatttaaaatgcaaatatttacattttattttttatatatattttttattatttatattatgttttaaattcataataaggTAAATCTAaataagaattatatatatatatatatatatatatatatattctcaaatttttaattaagagcagaatttcaaaattaataaatctcaatcaaattGAACTAGTTTGaatattaaattataagtttCAGACAACGCAAAAtcgtgtttttttaatcatgtattaTTTTTCTGTTAATTTAATTAGTGCCATATAAGCAAGATTTTTTCATCTCAATAAGCTTAATAAATCCCAATAAACccgataaatataatttattaaagaaaaaaggaaataccatcaaataaaatgattaattatCATAGACTTATAGTACACTCCACACaccgaaaaaaaaaatatatatgaagTTGCGTTCCACCTACTCTTAGCGTTATTCTTCCATGTCCCCACCCTACGTCATCTGCCTTCACATCCTTTTTCTTTCCTTAGCTATTCCgttcctttcttcttccatcactctctctctctctctctctctctctctctctctcgcaatGCCTCATTGATGACCTGAAGCAAAGGTCAAGCTCGCAAAAACAATGGCTGCAGGAATAGCTTCAGTGTTCAATAAGTTCCTCTCTATATTTATCCTCCTTCTCCACCTTGGTTGCTTTATTTTCGCAGCCAAAGATCATCAACCACCGACCAAGAAACGCAAAGTCTCCTccacatcttcttcttcaactcgCCTAAAGCCTCACAGAGCTCTCTCTTCGTCCTGGACCTATCTCAAACGCATCTTCTCCTCAAAGACCTACAAAACCAGCAGCTCACAGGGTCAATCTCCAGTCCCAACTCTCACCTCAGCAAGATCATCCCAGCAGTCTATAGTCTCCATGATCCCACCCGAAGATCAGTCATCCGATATTCCTCCACGTACAAAGCCATCCGGGTCTTGCCAAGAATCAGATATCTCAACCGATGATCAGTTCTTTCCTTTGCGAAATGATATATTTCCGTGCACAGCTTGCGGTGAAATCTTTCAAAAAGCGCAGCTTCTGGAGCAGCATCAAGCGATCAAACATGCGGTGTCAGAGCTTCACGATGGAGATTCAGGGAAGAATATAGTCCATATCATATTCAAAACAGGTTGGACTTCTAAAGAAAAGAACCCGGAAATTCATAGGATTTTAAAGATCCATAACAGTCCAAAGATACTATCGAGATTTGAAGAGTACAGAGAGGTTGTGAAAGCCAAAGCTGCAAGAAACAGCACCGTAAAGAGAAGAGACGAGAGATGCATAGCAGATGGTAATGAACTCTTGAGATTTTACTGTTCGACATTCATTTGTGATTTGGGAGCGAATGGAAATTCCAgcatttgcaaccagcaatactGCAGCGTTTGTGGGATAATAAAATCGGGCTTCTCACCCAAGATGGACGGAATTTCTACACTATCGAGCAGCTGTAGAGCACACGTGGCGATCCCTGAAGAGGTGGAAGAAGAGTTCAAGTTTATGAACGTGAAACGGGCGATGCTGGTGTGCAGGGTAGTAGCGGGTCGGATCGGGTGTGAAATGGATGAGGAAGTGGATAAGGAGACTGGAGGGTTTGATTCTGTCGTGGGGAGGGGTGGCAGTGGGATCCATAGCAGGCTGGACGAGGAAGAGTTGCTAGTGTTTAATCCAAGGGCTGTGCTTCCTTGCTTTGTGATTGTGTATACCGTGTGATGATCATGTAATGTGGGGTTTCTTGTTGTTTTTAATTATTAGTTCTTATTTAACTTTTGATGTTGGCCCGTCGTGATGATATAGTGAAGCATGTTGCTGATGCTTCACATGGTCTCTGACCAAGAAAAAATGGTGACAAATCACAACCCCAAACGTCCACAATGattagttgtttttttttttgttgtcttttttttttctttaccaTGATGATGAAGGGCTCATAATTAGTGGAATATATATGTGATGTAAATCACTTCTCGGTTAGGATTTGGATGATTAATATAGTATACATATGATACGTTTAGTTGTGTGAATTTTAATGAATTCTCAAGTTTTTTTAGTATATGTTTTTAAGTCCTCAATTACTTCAAGTCCATGTGGGCTCAGAGAGTTTAGAGTCAGTAAGGATTTTGTTTAATATAGATAGACTTAGTAAAGGAAATCCTTAAGCATTTTTGTTAGAAAATTTGCTaacgaaatttaatttaatttaattatttaatagttaaatTCATTACATCTATTAATCATAAAATTTATGTGTTCTTTGGGTATCAGGCATTGGAAGGTTGTTTGTAATGGAGAATTTTATAATAATTCTTGATTTTTGATTTATTGCATTAAAACCTGATTCCTGGTGGCCTCATCAAAAGCCCAATTTTATAACCTGCTAGCCTTGGAGAAGTATTGGCCCTGAAAGCCCTCAAACGAAACCCCAATTAGTAAAAAGACCCGATCCATGAAACTGACTTGCCTCCTCTGGTTGTAACAACAAACCAATAAAAtgttgactaaatgaacaaaagcACCTAATGGATTGAATCGCGGGTAAAATTCGAAAAcaattccctctttctctgttagAATAAATATTTTCtaaggaaaaaaattaaataattttcatataattatgtttctttctatttaaataaacttgaaattttatgaatttttgtaaacattaattgaattaaatttttacaaaattatgAATTCCAAACATTTATAGAATGACACGGTGATTGATTCCATGTTGGCAGTGCTACAATAACCAATCCACTGtaatctctctctttctttctactCTCTCCGCTCACTACCAAATTTCAGTTCCCTTCTAATTTTcattcttctctttctctctctcttttttctttaATCATGGTTTtggtttcttcattttttttttctgattcgCTTGCATATTCTTTAAAAAATATCCTATCAACTTCACGTCTTTTGCATGATTTTCACATCATCCTGCGCGCATTTTCTAAGCTTTTCGGGTCTAATTCTCTTCATATTGCAGGCAATTCCTCTCTGATTTTTTCGAACATAAAATTTATACAGTTCCAAAGACTGTCCATCTTGCCCAGTCCCTACACTTTTTATTGGTATGGACTTCAATCCGGTTTATCAAAATTTTACGGGTTTGCTCCATTTTTTTGTATTTCTTGGCGAATTTTATCGCTTTGATGTTCTTGGGTTTTGCGTACTGTTCACATTTTCTTTGTATAGAAACCCATTTGCAGGGATGTGGCATGACTGATTTTAAGTTAGAAGTTGATTTCCAATGATTGTGATTTGCGAAGAATCAGAATCCACCTCTGTAACTGAAAACAAGTATTCAGACAAAAATTTTATGCGGTAAACGAGATTCTGAATGGCATTGGTAGTTGGTACGCAAGAAAACAGGTCAATTGGCAATTTTGTAAAACATGCAGGACGTAGAGCTGTAGGCGACAGGTAGAATCAATTCTTCTTTTCTTCATGTCGGTTACTCTTTCACCATAGCCATAGGTATTCTGATCTAGGAAATcattgctcttcttcttcttcttcagggtTTACGTCTTCAAATTTCATATACAAAAGAATTTCCACTATAGGCGGGGAAAATCCCAGTTTTAATACTTTGTatcataattttgattgttaattcttttatttattaaGGCAATATCCATTCAGTATTTTAATTCTAGTATGTCATAATCATTAAAAGTAATTGAAAGACTTCAAGTAGAATGCCCATTTAATATGTTTGTCCTTGCGCATTTTGACCAATTTGATGTGCTTTACTTATTGTCAATGACTTGTGCATAATTAGTTTATTTCCTTTTTGCAGGTTCTTTAGAGGGAATCAAGCAGCACATAATGCCACTATCAGTGCTCTATTTGATGGGGATGAAAAAGGAGAACATGGATCAGGAAGAAAATCCGGACCACTTTTGTCCAGAACAGCTTACTGCATTTCTTCTTGCAGCATGATTTTGTT carries:
- the LOC110649011 gene encoding uncharacterized protein LOC110649011, translating into MAAGIASVFNKFLSIFILLLHLGCFIFAAKDHQPPTKKRKVSSTSSSSTRLKPHRALSSSWTYLKRIFSSKTYKTSSSQGQSPVPTLTSARSSQQSIVSMIPPEDQSSDIPPRTKPSGSCQESDISTDDQFFPLRNDIFPCTACGEIFQKAQLLEQHQAIKHAVSELHDGDSGKNIVHIIFKTGWTSKEKNPEIHRILKIHNSPKILSRFEEYREVVKAKAARNSTVKRRDERCIADGNELLRFYCSTFICDLGANGNSSICNQQYCSVCGIIKSGFSPKMDGISTLSSSCRAHVAIPEEVEEEFKFMNVKRAMLVCRVVAGRIGCEMDEEVDKETGGFDSVVGRGGSGIHSRLDEEELLVFNPRAVLPCFVIVYTV